The DNA region TAGGGAAGAGAGCTAGACAGACGCCGCCTCCTTCGAAGAGGAGGTAAATGGCCCTGCCGTGGGTTGAGAAGTATAGGCCGAAGTCGTTTGCAGATGTAGTAGACCAAGAGGAGGCTAAATACGTCTTGGCATCGTGGATCTGCGCCAGATTTAGGGCACCTAAAGACTTCTGTACCAGGTGGGCAAAGAAAAAAGACAAGGAGATTTTAGACGCGAGGGCTGTCCTCCTTGCGGGGCCGCCTGGGGTTGGCAAAACCACACTGATCCATGCCCTTGCCCGAGAGATTGGGTATGAGCTTATTGAGCTCAATGCTAGCGATGTCAGAACTGCGGAGAGACTAAAGGAGGTAGTTGGTAGAGGGCTGAGAGAGGGGTCGCTATTCGGCTATGGGGGTAAAATTGTTCTATTTGACGAAGTAGACGGGCTTCATGTAAAAGAAGATGCTGGGGGATTAGAGGCAATTATCGAGATCATAGAGAATTCAAAAGTTCCCATAGTCATGACAGCCAATAATCCCTACGACCCCAGGTTTAGGCCTCTGAGAGATATATCTCTCGTGGTCAACCTGAAGCGCCTCTCCGAGGAGGAGGTTGTGGAGGTTTTGAGGAGGATTTGCACAAGTGAGGGCGCCAAGTGTGAAGAGGAGGCGTTGAGAAGTATTGCTAAGTCGTCTCTGGGGGATTTGCGGGCGGCTATAAACGACTTGCAGATGTACCTCTCTGGCGGGAGGAAGACGTTGACTGTAGACGATATTAAGAGGGTAGGAGAGCGGAACCCGCAACTATCTATGTTTGAAATACTGGACCGCGTATATAGGGCCCGTTGGTTTGATGAAGCGCGGGCAATTTCGTTTAACCCCTCTTTTGACTGGGAGCAGTACTTCATCTGGGCTACAGAGACTATTCCCGTCGTATATAAAGAGATAGAGACTATGTCTGTTGCCTATGATAGGCTCAGCAAAGCGGATATGTTCATTGGGCGTATAAAGCGTACGCAGGAGTGGGAGCTCTTACCATATGCCCTCGAGCTTGCCCTCGGCGGGGTTTCCCAGATTAAGAGCAAACCCAGGTTGCCTCCCTTTATAAAATATGGATTTCCTCAACGGCTTCTCATACTCGCCAAGTCGAGAGAGGCTAGGAAAAGGAGAGACGTCCTCGTGGAATATCTGGCACAGAATTTGCACGTATCTAGGTCTTACGTGAAGTCCGAGATAATCTACGTATTAGGGGTGTTGGCCAAGAGCGATTCCAAAATTGTAGAAAGGTTAAGCAAGGCTCTTGGGATCAACGCCATAGATATCAAAACGCTCTTGTAACGTGAATAGAAAATACATTATTGTTCGGACTATTCCGAAGAAGGAGGGACAAGTAGCTAGGGATCTATGTGATTGTATCTATTTCCATGATAGCGAGGTTATGTGCGTCCCAGTGGCTGTTGGCAGAGTTTATGTGTATACATTAGTAGGCGCTCTCCAAAACTGCTTAGCAATGGACTATTTCAAAAAGCTGGTGAGGGGGTTTGAGGTATACGACGAGGTGTCACACTACGAACCGTCTAGGTGCGATGACTGTATCGTCGTAAAGATTGGCGAAGTGTATTTCGTACGTAGGGTTGGCAAAAACTTTTAGGATACGCATTCATCTCTTTTCAGATGTAAGTTGAAAGTATTTATATTGAGTCAGTGATTTCCGCATGGCCATTGTAGTTGATGAAGCCGTGTTTTCACCCAGCTACGTCCCTGATAAGTTACCGCATAGAGATGAACAACTGCGGCAGTTGCACCTTCTGCTGTCTGGATGGCTTCAGAGCCCTGGCCAACACTATCCCAGAGTAACCCTAGTAGGGAGGCCAGGCACTGGTAAAACTGTCACAATACGTAAATTATGGGAAATGTATAAAGAGCGATCAAAGGCTAAGTTTATTTATATTAATGGATTTATATTTAGAAATTTTACTGCAATTATAAATGAAATTGCCAGATCTTTAAGTATCCCGTTCCCGCGTCGAGGTTTAAGCAGAGACGAGTTTTTGGCGCTTCTTATAGAACACCTACGTGAGCGCGATCTCTACGCCTTTATGGTTTTTGACGACGCCTTTAACGTATCGCCAGATATCCTCTCAACTTTTATTAGACTGGGGCAAGAGGTTGACAAACTAGGCGCA from Pyrobaculum arsenaticum DSM 13514 includes:
- a CDS encoding replication factor C large subunit; translated protein: MALPWVEKYRPKSFADVVDQEEAKYVLASWICARFRAPKDFCTRWAKKKDKEILDARAVLLAGPPGVGKTTLIHALAREIGYELIELNASDVRTAERLKEVVGRGLREGSLFGYGGKIVLFDEVDGLHVKEDAGGLEAIIEIIENSKVPIVMTANNPYDPRFRPLRDISLVVNLKRLSEEEVVEVLRRICTSEGAKCEEEALRSIAKSSLGDLRAAINDLQMYLSGGRKTLTVDDIKRVGERNPQLSMFEILDRVYRARWFDEARAISFNPSFDWEQYFIWATETIPVVYKEIETMSVAYDRLSKADMFIGRIKRTQEWELLPYALELALGGVSQIKSKPRLPPFIKYGFPQRLLILAKSREARKRRDVLVEYLAQNLHVSRSYVKSEIIYVLGVLAKSDSKIVERLSKALGINAIDIKTLL
- a CDS encoding DUF3195 domain-containing protein; translation: MNRKYIIVRTIPKKEGQVARDLCDCIYFHDSEVMCVPVAVGRVYVYTLVGALQNCLAMDYFKKLVRGFEVYDEVSHYEPSRCDDCIVVKIGEVYFVRRVGKNF